The DNA segment GCCACAAGGATCCCGGTTTGGTGTCGCGTTGCTTCAATCGAGTGGATCGGCCTTACAATCGCGGCCTTCACTTTCGCAGTAAAAGGACGGTTCTCATGATCATTTCCACCACTCATTCCGTCGAGGGGCGGCAGATCACAGCCTATCTGGACATTGTCAGCGCCGAGTCTGTGCAAGGCGTCAACGTTATCCGCGATATGTTCGCGGGCATGCGCGACTTCTTTGGCGGGCGGTCGCAGACCTTGGAACGAGCGTTAAAGGAAGCTCGCATTCAGGCAACCGATGAACTCAAGGATCGTGCGCGGGCATTGCAGGCTGACGCCGTGGTGGGCGTGGATTTTGGGATCAGCATGCCGGCAGGCAAGGGGGGCATGGTGGTGGTGTTTGTCACCGGAACGGCGGTGAAGCTGCGCTGATCATCGCCGTCAGGGTCAAGCCCATTCACATAAGGAATGGGCTTGGCCGCGTCGATCAGCCTTGAGGCTTGAGAATCACCGTACCTTTTGAGTCATAGGTCAGCGGTGTATCAATGGCGACAAGGAGCGGTGTCCCGTCAGGCTGAGGCGATGGGGCTGGCTCGCTGGGGTGATAGACGACGCCCGGCTGCAAGAGCGGTTTATCCGGGTATTTGATGGTGATCTCGCCCGAGGCGATCTTTTCCTTGAGTTTTTCCGCAGCGGCTTTGCCGGCTGCGATCTGCTCGTCCGTGAGTCTTACGACTGGCATGTTCGGGAATCCGTTGATCTGCATGATCTCTCCTTGAGATTCATTTGTAGGAACTAGGGCAACGGCCGTTCGAAGAAAATCTTTAGGGGATGATCCTGTGGTCGCGACGCTTGATCCATTCGTCGGTGATCGCCAATGCTGGAC comes from the Pseudomonas granadensis genome and includes:
- a CDS encoding YbjQ family protein, translated to MIISTTHSVEGRQITAYLDIVSAESVQGVNVIRDMFAGMRDFFGGRSQTLERALKEARIQATDELKDRARALQADAVVGVDFGISMPAGKGGMVVVFVTGTAVKLR